A portion of the Podospora pseudoanserina strain CBS 124.78 chromosome 2, whole genome shotgun sequence genome contains these proteins:
- the SEC8 gene encoding exocyst subunit (EggNog:ENOG503NURI; COG:U), whose protein sequence is MANRYGQSYRNGGNYGGGGGGGGGGGYGNLSRQDEEYDPYGEGYGSDRFAPPPPRQAVNQSAAPNSNSDSVQSRSRQPPPPSLRNGPPPRSAQRNERAMQRSAPETNAEREMGRVLELIKQEWPAMLENDCIPVQLALQLLDTSSVGRAHEYRNFRQTHQYLQDSLKKIVHEYHQGFNSSIGTFHKIQGSIQASQKKVRSLKESLATSKTALCATDPELKKLHATSRMYDDVLQTLNELDDLRTVPDQLEARISEKRFLTAVEVLQNALRKLTKPELDGIGALSDLRSYLGNQETALMEILVEELHEHLYLKSPYCQERWQNLTKHHGAMNEAFQDTSNLAPFHIIFESIDWDRSVAEDPQKNPEADTFYYITLLVESLNRLGRLETAVDMLKQRLPVELFAVVNETINDIDQKHPSSLRGGSNGSNGLHIYGQRETQMRADVIYDLLWTLYGKFEAIAEGHRVFHESIKSLIRREGAGNNIALLGSFKELWNLYQNEIRSLLHNYVTTDADVYQFRSSPRPGGGLNGHMDAREHLFKFSEADAKSAEMTAEYEALDNIIQNAVPGLTSNSGKNSKKSALVVPRSDAAATRKSLGAGYGREQSSGTYKSLVEPSVFNMSLLLPPTLVFLQRLKSIVPPGSDLATSTLTSFLDNFLVNVFQPQLDETLGKLSDTVFGEADAFLQDSEWAHVAKRPIFKGTTAFFTVITAFCRMLGTIPHDQALSSLIITQMLRYYDRCFNWYKALVTKTQEEASTSEELRASAVMALEPSEIHDTVMSLWKAETSGATEEFEELLRKEAGLLIAKTNEQKLEASDIIQDRDTISSLCLLYTSMKWLTVKVMGLRHITKNENDTSTKPSAATLPKPEKKRWTLLNDPNKATAEEGPVYLPMTQETVQSFDSILTSYEELASIALRTLHMEVRCRIVHSLSLALSPTITAPYTLDQIVTEPDQEILSLNAEMVAYDETTTRYLREREVLFIRRGLGLLINAYLIKIAPVVSHPMNLNGCGRMKLNVRVLQQNLKNIEEGVDLGRAMGYFELFEKGPDAIVERAKQDAGRQQGGGSSEEGGKKGEGYSYDELKALLELCYSEQLADRERGVAAQAKRQLGERLLGLSEYMWQQ, encoded by the exons ATGGCCAACCGTTATGGCCAGTCGTACCGCAACGGCGGCAACtatggaggtggtggtggaggaggaggaggaggaggttacGGCAATCTCAGTCGCCAGGACGAAGAGTATGACCCATACGGAGAGGGATATGGCAGCGACCGGTTcgcgccgccaccaccacgtcAGGCGGTGAACCAAAGCGCAGCTCCAAACTCAAATTCAGACTCGGTCCAGTCTCGCTcccgacaaccacctccgccctcaCTCCGTAatgggccaccaccacgatcTGCCCAGCGCAACGAACGCGCCATGCAGCGATCCGCCCCAGAGACCAACGCCGAGCgcgagatggggagggtgctcgAGCTGATCAAGCAGGAATGGCCAGCCATGCTGGAGAACGACTGCATCCCCGTACAGCTGGCACTACAGCTGCTCGACACCAGCTCGGTCGGCCGCGCCCACGAATATCGCAACTTTCGCCAAACGCACCAGTATCTGCAAGACTCGCTCAAGAAGATTGTCCACGAGTACCACCAGGGCTTCAACAGCTCCATCGGAACCTTCCACAAGATTCAGGGCAGCATCCAGGCCTCGCAGAAAAAGGTGCGCTCCTTGAAGGAGTCTCTAGCCACATCAAAAACGGCTCTATGTGCGACAGACCCGGAACTGAAAAAGCTACACGCGACATCTCGCATGTATGACGATGTGCTACAGACATTAAACGAGCTAGATGATTTGCGTACGGTACCGGATCAGTTGGAAGCCAGAATATCCGAGAAGCGCTTCCTCACGGCCGTCGAAGTGTTGCAAAATGCGTTGCGCAAACTAACGAAACCAGAATTGGACGGGATTGGGGCGCTGAGTGACTTGCGCAGCTATCTTGGCAACCAGGAGACGGCACTGATGGAAATCTTGGTCGAGGAACTGCACGAACATCTCTACTTGAAATCCCCCTACTGCCAGGAGCGGTGGCAGAATCTCACCAAACATCATGGAGCTATGAACGAGGCATTCCAGGATACTTCCAACCTTGCCCCATTTCATATCATTTTCGAGTCCATCGATTGGGACCGGTCTGTGGCTGAGGATCCCCAAAAGAATCCCGAGGCCGATACTTTCTACTATATTACGCTCTTGGTTGAATCTTTGAACAGATTGGGCAGGTTAGAAACTGCCGTCGATATGTTGAAGCAACGACTGCCTGTTGAGCTCTTTGCTGTTGTCAACGAGACGATCAACGATATTGACCAGAAGCATCCTAGCTCATTACGTGGTGGATCGAACGGCTCTAACGGGTTACATATATATGGCCAGCGGGAGACCCAGATGAGGGCAGATGTCATCTATGACCTGCTCTGGACTCTCTATGGCAAATTCGAGGCGATCGCCGAAGGCCACCGTGTGTTCCACGAGTCGATCAAGTCCCTCATCCGACGTGAGGGAGCCGGCAACAATATTGCTCTTCTGGGAAGTTTCAAGGAACTGTGGAATCTCTACCAGAACGAAATCCGCTCGCTGTTACACAACTATGTCACTACCGACGCTGATGTGTACCAGTTCCGCTCGTCACCGAGACCAGGCGGTGGTTTGAATGGCCATATGGACGCCAGGGAACACCTCTTCAAGTTCTCGGAAGCGGACGCTAAGTCGGCGGAGATGACGGCCGAGTATGAAGCACTGGATAATATTATTCAGAATGCTGTCCCTGGTTTGACTTCCAATTCTGGAAAAAACAGCAAGAAGTCCGCATTGGTGGTGCCACGGTCGGATGCTGCGGCGACAAGGAAGAGCTTGGGGGCTGGGTATGGCAGAGAGCAGAGCAGTGGGACATACAAGTCGCTTGTTGAGCCGAGTGTCTTCAACATGAGCCTACTGTTGCCACCGACGCTTGTCTTTTTGCAGCGTCTGAAAAGCATCGTACCCCCTGGATCTGACCTGGCGACGAGCACGTTAACGTCTTTTCTGGACAACTTCCTTGTCAACGTATTCCAGCCTCAACTTGATGAGACTCTTGGCAAGCTCAGTGATACCGTCTTTGGGGAGGCGGATGCTTTCTTGCAAGACTCGGAATGGGCCCATGTCGCCAAGAGACCTATTTTCAAGGGGACAACCGCCTTCTTTACGGTCATCACAGCCTTCTGCCGCATGCTGGGGACGATCCCACATGATCAGGCTCTCAGCTCACTGATCATCACTCAGATGTTGAGATACTACGACCGCTGCTTCAACTGGTACAAAGCTCTCGTCACCAaaacccaagaagaagcatcCACTTCCGAAGAACTCCGTGCCTCGGCAGTCATGGCACTGGAACCTAGTGAGATTCACGACACGGTGATGAGCCTCTGGAAGGCAGAGACTTCCGGAGCAACAGAAGAGTTCGAGGAGCTTCTCCGGAAAGAAGCGGGCTTGTTGATTGCTAAAACGAACGAACAAAAGCTGGAGGCAAGCGATATCATCCAGGACAGGGATACGATCTCGTCGCTGTGCCTGCTGTACACGAGCATGAAGTGGCTCACGGTTAAGGTTATGGGCCTGCGGCACATCACGAAGAACGAGAACGACACGTCGACCAAGCCGTCGGCGGCGACGCTGCCGAagccggagaagaagaggtggacGTTGCTGAATGACCCTAATAAGGccacggcggaggaggggccggTGTACCTGCCTATGACGCAGGAGACGGTGCA ATCCTTCGACAGCATCCTAACTTCCTACGAGGAACTCGCCTCCATAGCCCTCCGCACCCTTCACATGGAGGTCCGCTGTCGGATCgtccactccctctccctcgccctttCCCCTACCATCACAGCACCCTACACCCTCGACCAAATCGTCACGGAACCCGACCAAGAAATCTTGTCCCTCAACGCGGAGATGGTCGCCTACGatgaaaccaccacccggtATCTCCGCGAACGAGAAGTCCTCTTTATCCGCCGTGGACTAGGTCTGTTGATAAACGCCTATCTCATCAAGATCGCGCCCGTGGTGTCCCACCCGATGAACCTCAACGGCTGCGGGAGGATGAAACTGAACGTGAGGGTGTTGCAGCAGAACCTGAAGAACATTGAGGAAGGTGTGGACTTGGGGAGGGCGATGGGGTATTTTGAGTTGTTTGAGAAGGGGCCGGATGCGATTGTTGAGCGGGCGAAGCAGGATGCTGGGCGGCagcaggggggggggagtagcgaggagggggggaagaagggagaggggtATAGCTATGATGAGCTGAAGGCGCTGCTGGAGCTGTGCTATAGTGAGCAGCTGGCTGAtcgggagaggggggtggcggCGCAGGCGAAGAGGCagttgggggagaggttgttggggttgagtgaGTATATGTGGCAGCAATAG
- the SMI1 gene encoding Cell wall assembly regulator (EggNog:ENOG503NV8B; COG:K) produces MASFGSFFRSMWHDITSYDRHSSFDSPQRTGRHVPLHGRNGLTSIATASDSRNDISSPYHDESTRPSAHFDAAYAPNTPGLPMSPSGRPYSPGMRSINTRASVPPDAFDMQSPTGSIPMQSFQDGQPPAPPIHNSWNRIDAWAEEHYMELWDQLCEGATNNDLNDLEHQLDCSLPQDVRESLMIHDGQERGGNPTGIIFGSMLLDCEEIVQEWENWVKVNQEFLLEATFPRPAVPSKILGGSSHASTSAASSSSAPVSPQNGNWRQELLARQDSVPAGAIQKVYAHPAWIPLVRDWGGNNLAVDLAPGPKGTWGQVILFGRDYDTKYVVAKSWAHLVATVADDLGSGRWFIDDDSGELKLREFKSARVEPGYFDILRWRCDQKYGRTANKRRSMAPPRGATSAPTSPYANAADSNAEPRGRSLQRLSQISPMPSPIRPGVGKASPLARVAEEVPLTSATNSIKVPEKLVEVDTPRHSGEENKESAPRLAALAANGEVSPPPEVTITEPSQTNGTSSAPGSKRSSKQATVVEVEETTLKTIEI; encoded by the exons ATGGCTTC ATTCGGCAGTTTCTTCCGCTCTATGTGGCACGATATCACCAGCTATGACCGAC ATTCCTCATTTGACTCTCCGCAAAGGACAGGGCGCCATGTTCCTCTCCATGGCCGTAATGGCCTCACTTCGATAGCGACCGCCTCCGATTCTCGCAACGACATTTCCTCCCCTTACCACGACGAATCCACCCGCCCTTCGGCACACTTTGATGCCGCCTATGCCCCCAACACTCCCGGTCTTCCGATGAGCCCCAGTGGGAGGCCATATTCGCCCGGCATGAGATCCATCAACACGCGGGCATCCGTCCCACCCGATGCTTTCGACATGCAGAGCCCCACCGGGTCGATTCCGATGCAGTCTTTCCAGGATGGCCAGCCGCCCGCGCCACCGATCCACAACTCGTGGAATCGGATCGACGCCTGGGCCGAGGAGCACTACATGGAACTTTGGGATCAGCTCTGCGAAGGCGCCACTAACAACGATTTGAACGATCTCGAGCACCAGCTCGACTGCTCCCTTCCTCAGGACGTCCGCGAGTCCCTGATGATCCACGATGGCCAAGAAAGAGGCGGCAACCCCACGGGCATCATTTTTGGGTCCATGCTTTTGGACTGCGAAGAGATTGTTCAGGAGTGGGAGAACTGGGTAAAGGTCAACCAAGAATTCCTGCTCGAGGCGACATTCCCCAGGCCCGCTGTGCCTTCCAAGATTCTGGGAGGAAGCAGCCACGCTTCGACTTCGGCGGCCTCGTCCAGCTCGGCCCCCGTTTCGCCCCAGAATGGCAACTGGAGACAAGAACTGCTCGCTCGTCAGGACAGTGTCCCCGCCGGTGCCATCCAGAAGGTGTATGCGCACCCCGCGTGGATCCCTCTTGTTCGCGATTGGGGTGGAAACAACTTGGCTGTTGACTTGGCGCCAGGACCCAAGGGTACCTGGGGCCAGGTTATTCTGTTTGGTCGCGACTACGACACCAAGTACGTAGTCGCGAAGTCGTGGGCTCATTTAGTGGCTACTGTTGCGGACGATCTTGGCAGCGGCAGATGGTTCATCGATGATGATTCGGGCGAGCTTAAGCTGCGCGAGTTTAAGAGTGCCCGCGTTGAGCCCGGTTATTTCGACAttttgaggtggaggtgtgACCAGAAGTATGGTCGTACCGCCAACAAGCGCAGGTCGATGGCTCCTCCAAGGGGTGCAACCAGTGCGCCCACTTCGCCCTATGCCAACGCGGCTGATTCCAACGCTGAGCCTCGTGGTCGGTCGCTCCAGAGGTTGAGCCAGATTTCACCCATGCCCAGCCCAATTCGGCCAGGTGTTGGAAAGGCGAGCCCATTGGCGAGagtggccgaggaggttcCCTTGACATCGGCGACGAACAGTATCAAGGTGCCGGAGAAGTTGGTTGAGGTCGACACCCCAAGACACAGCGGAGAGGAGAACAAAGAAAGTGCCCCGAGGTTAGCTGCCCTTGCTGCAAATGGCGAGGTCAGCCCTCCTCCCGAGGTCACCATCACTGAGCCTTCTCAGACAAATGGCACGTCATCAGCGCCTGGCAGCAAACGAAGCAGCAAGCAGGCCACCGTTGTTGAGGTGGAAGAGACGACACTGAAGACCATTGAGATCTAG
- the VPS68 gene encoding Vacuolar protein sorting-associated protein 68 (EggNog:ENOG503P1SK; COG:S; BUSCO:EOG092654VM) encodes MSSEERLFRFSKPAWLSSVQARNAGVYLAGGLFSLAFYILLDSAVWSASPRNASPLHVNFVDWLPFVFSSLGMLIINSVEKSRLASDSFSYSGSGVAWKARVVLFLGFAALAGGMAGGVTVFVLKFVVPGVGMPALGMGVENVVANALVGVSTVVLWVSQNMEDEYAYNLAL; translated from the exons atgtcctCCGAAGAGCGCCTCTTCCGCTTTAGCAAGCCAGCATGGCTCTCCAGCGTCCAAGCCCGTAACGCAGGCGTGTACTTGGCCGGCGGTCTC TTTTCCCTAGCATTCtacatcctcctcgactcGGCCGTCTGGTCGGCCTCGCCCCGCAacgcctcccccctccacgTCAACTTTGTCGACTGGCTGCCGTTCGTCTTTTCCTCCCTGGGGATGCTGATCATCAACTCGGTCGAGAAATCCCGGCTGGCGTCGGATAGTTTCTCTTATTCCGGGTCGGGGGTGGCGTGGAAGGCGAGGGTTGTGCTGTTTCTGGGTTTCGCGGCGCTGGCGGGCGGGATGGCGGGCGGGGTTACGGTTTTTGTGCTCAAGTTTGTCGTgccgggggtggggatgccggcgttggggatgggggttgagaATGTGGTTGCCAATGCGCTGGTGGGGGTTAGCACGGTTGTTTTGTGGGTGAGTCAGAATATGGAGGATGAGTATGCTTATAATTTGGCGCTTTga
- the RAI1 gene encoding decapping endonuclease targeting mRNA (COG:K; EggNog:ENOG503NUVB) produces the protein MAQNSNVARFPIDVIRLTAATTQAPVKRPREFTCFSYDKNHNLRLDDSSIKWYYPPQPPALPANLSAGFDKFDKHDSQDEHLDSLLTAIAHHEQQTNQRIDAKFVTWRGMMTKFLIAPYPYDDDDGFEMNATLFQDCIFIEENWVFAAEKKAKQNSGWKGPISQEEMTFWGYKFETLATIPRPWAETSREVIENRGDEVVSNKEQYCSVVRSEIGGKVLCFGGEVDAIWDMKPKEPGAKINWVELKTSKVIQSPRDKFQFNKKLMKFWAQSFLLGVPKIVVGWRDKKGMLVSCEEYETKEIDERVRRERDGGQWPWMPWVCVNFASEILDWIQQVIKADPQQSGVWRIRFDAKSKVVELFKVEETGHGRILTDEFVNWRTRLASSNQPQDG, from the exons ATGGCACAAAACAGCAATGTAGCTCGATTCCCCATCGATGTCATCCGCCTCACAGCAGCCACCACACAAGCACCCGTTAAGAGACCCAGA GAATTCACCTGCTTCTCCTACGACAAGAACCACAACCTCCGCCTCGACGACTCCTCTATCAAATGGTACTacccacctcaaccccccgccctccccgccaacctctccgccggCTTCGACAAGTTCGACAAGCACGACAGCCAAGACGAGcacctcgacagcctcctcACAGCCATCGCCCACCACGAGCAGCAAACCAACCAGCGCATCGATGCCAAGTTTGTCACCTGGCGAGGCATGATGACCAAATTCCTGATCGCCCCCTATCCGtatgacgacgacgacggcttCGAAATGAACGCCACGCTCTTCCAAGACTGCATCTTCATCGAAGAGAACTGGGTTTTTGCTGCCGAAAAGAAAGCCAAGCAGAATTCAGGGTGGAAAGGTCCAATATCACAGGAAGAAATGACGTTTTGGGGTTACAAGTTTGAGACGCTGGCTACGATACCGCGGCCGTGGGCGGAGACGTCCAGGGAGGTGATTGAGAATAGGGGCGATGAGGTGGTGAGCAACAAGGAACAGTATTGCTCTGTTGTGAGGTCAGAGATAGGAGGGAAGGTTCtctgttttgggggggaggtggatgctATATGGGATATGAAGCCAAAGGAGCCGGGGGCTAAGATCAACTGGGTTGAGCTGAAGACGTCCAAAGTCATCCAGAGCCCGAGGGATAAGTTCCAATTCAACAAGAAACTGATGAAGTTTTGGGCGCAGTCGTTTTTGCTGGGGGTGCCGAagattgttgttggttggagggATAAGAAGGGGATGTTGGTTTCGTGCGAAGAGTATGAGACGAAGGAGATTGatgagagggtgaggagggagagggatggCGGGCAGTGGCCGTGGATGCCGTGGGTGTGCGTCAATTTTGCGTCGGAGATATTGGATT GGATCCAACAAGTAATCAAGGCCGACCCTCAACAGTCAGGAGTGTGGAGGATTCGATTCGATGCGAAGTCAAAGGTTGTCGAGTTGTTCAAGGTCGAAGAGACGGGTCATGGAAGAATTTTAACGGATGAGTTTGTGAACTGGAGGACAAGACTTGCGTCAAGTAATCAGCCCCAAGATGGGTAG